The Litchfieldia alkalitelluris genome has a window encoding:
- the rpmF gene encoding 50S ribosomal protein L32: MAVPFRRTSKTRKRKRRTHFKLSVPGMVECPNCGEMKLAHRVCKACGTYKGKEVVND; the protein is encoded by the coding sequence ATGGCTGTACCTTTCAGAAGAACATCCAAAACTAGAAAAAGAAAGCGTCGTACGCATTTCAAATTATCAGTTCCAGGTATGGTAGAATGCCCAAACTGCGGTGAAATGAAACTAGCTCACCGTGTGTGTAAAGCTTGTGGAACATACAAAGGAAAAGAAGTAGTTAACGATTAA
- a CDS encoding YceD family protein, whose amino-acid sequence MEWTISQLNQLQHKGLSIDEIVDVTELKELKNSIRDISPVRITGRADLSSLKVTFHLTISGTMILPCSRTLVDVHYPFEITTTETFMLRHTSDYETDEETHQVQGDVVDLLPVIKELIILEIPMQIFCDDLNTEGAAPQEGKDWQVISEEDKANKIDPRLAGLAKFFDDDKKSE is encoded by the coding sequence ATGGAATGGACAATTAGTCAATTAAATCAGTTGCAGCATAAAGGTTTATCAATTGATGAGATTGTGGATGTTACCGAGCTAAAGGAACTTAAAAATTCAATAAGAGATATCTCACCTGTTCGTATAACAGGTCGTGCAGATCTCAGTTCTTTAAAAGTGACTTTTCATTTAACAATTTCCGGGACAATGATACTCCCTTGTTCAAGAACACTAGTGGATGTTCATTATCCGTTTGAGATAACTACAACTGAAACATTTATGTTACGACATACGTCAGATTATGAAACTGACGAGGAAACACATCAAGTTCAAGGAGACGTTGTCGATTTGTTACCTGTTATAAAGGAACTTATCATCCTTGAAATACCTATGCAAATCTTCTGTGATGATTTAAATACAGAAGGAGCTGCGCCGCAAGAAGGAAAAGATTGGCAAGTAATATCTGAAGAAGATAAAGCGAACAAAATCGATCCAAGACTTGCTGGGCTTGCTAAGTTTTTTGATGACGACAAAAAAAGTGAGTAG
- a CDS encoding nucleotidyltransferase → MKAVGVVVEYNPFHNGHKYHLEQAKSQTKADVVVAVMSGNFLQRGEPALVSKWSRTKMALENGVDIVVELPYVFATQKAETFANGAVAILSHLFCNYLCFGSEHGSITEFKDTLSFLERNQEVFNELVKKAIQQGVSYPRALSLSYDSLVADSSLIDLTQPNNILGYHYVKAIYDQKQNIVPFTIQRTNANYHDENFSSETIASATSIRKSLFKNNGTLEQVRNYIPLETNNILNQYKQEFGQFHEWDDYFHLLKYKIVTNTEHELQEFYEIEEGLEHRIKRVILKSTNFNEFMQQLKTKRYTWTRLQRACLHILTNSKKSSFTKTFEHQDPSYIRLLGMSQKGQHYLSSIKKDISVPVISKLSSFTNEMIQLDINAAYAYSMTLPEPIRSNFLLQEYSTPPLRYNETSCQYI, encoded by the coding sequence TTGAAAGCAGTTGGAGTAGTTGTTGAGTATAATCCTTTTCATAATGGACATAAGTATCATCTGGAACAAGCTAAATCACAGACAAAAGCAGATGTGGTCGTTGCTGTTATGAGCGGCAATTTTCTTCAACGTGGTGAACCTGCTTTGGTGTCTAAATGGAGTAGAACAAAAATGGCTTTAGAAAATGGTGTTGATATCGTGGTTGAACTGCCTTATGTGTTTGCTACACAAAAGGCAGAAACCTTTGCTAATGGAGCAGTTGCAATACTTAGCCATTTATTCTGTAATTACTTATGTTTCGGAAGTGAACATGGGTCGATTACCGAGTTTAAAGATACACTATCTTTTTTAGAAAGAAACCAGGAAGTTTTTAATGAACTAGTAAAAAAAGCAATTCAACAAGGAGTAAGCTATCCTAGAGCATTATCTTTATCATATGATTCACTTGTAGCAGATTCCTCATTGATCGACTTAACACAACCAAATAATATTTTAGGTTATCATTATGTAAAAGCGATTTATGATCAAAAACAGAACATTGTTCCTTTTACAATTCAAAGAACAAATGCAAATTACCATGATGAGAATTTCTCCTCGGAAACAATTGCTAGTGCTACAAGTATTCGAAAATCCCTTTTCAAGAATAACGGAACACTTGAGCAAGTAAGGAATTATATCCCGTTAGAAACGAACAACATATTAAATCAATATAAACAAGAATTTGGACAGTTCCATGAGTGGGACGATTACTTCCATCTTCTAAAGTATAAAATAGTAACAAATACTGAACATGAATTACAAGAATTCTATGAGATTGAGGAAGGATTAGAACACCGGATAAAGAGGGTAATTCTTAAGTCTACAAACTTTAATGAGTTTATGCAGCAATTAAAAACTAAAAGGTACACTTGGACCAGATTACAAAGAGCCTGCTTACATATACTAACCAATTCGAAGAAGAGTTCTTTTACGAAAACCTTTGAACACCAAGATCCATCCTATATACGGCTTTTAGGAATGTCACAGAAAGGTCAACATTATTTATCTAGCATTAAAAAGGATATAAGTGTACCTGTTATATCGAAATTATCTTCATTTACAAATGAAATGATCCAGTTGGATATTAATGCAGCATATGCATACTCTATGACCCTTCCCGAACCAATTAGATCAAATTTTTTATTACAGGAGTACTCAACACCACCACTAAGGTACAATGAAACATCTTGTCAGTACATATAA